The following nucleotide sequence is from Gemmatimonadaceae bacterium.
ATGTCAATGGCCGCGCCCGACACGAGCAGCGCCTTGAGCCCGATCAGCGGCATCAGCACGAGGGCGGCGAGCGCGGCGCCAATGATGCTGCCAAGGGTGTTGATGCTGTACACGGCGCCAATGGCGCGTTCACCGGCGCCCGCGGTGAGCAGCATGCGCGTGATCAACGGGAGCGTGATCCCCGCGCAGAAGGTCGCCGGGAGCATCACCGCGAGGCAGAAGGCATACCGCACCAGCGAGAAGGCGCGATACCCTTCGTCGGTCTTGGCGAGCGCCTGAATGAGCGAGGCCATCCAGTCGAAGCTCATCATGTAGACCGACAGCGTGGCCACCGCGAGCGCGCCCATCACCCACTGCGTCACGGCCAGCGCGCGCATCGGATCGCGGAAGAAGTCGGCGCGCCGGCGCACCCAGAGCGCGCCGAGGGCAAGCCCGAGGATGAACGCCGAGAGCATCAGCTCGAACGAATGCGTGGCGCTCCCCAGCACCAGCGAGAGCATGCGAATCCAGGCGATCTCGTAGATGAACGACGAAACCGCCGTGCCGGCGGCGACGAAGATCAGCGTGCGCCACAGCGCGACCGGCACGGCCGCGGATGGCGTCGCGGGCCCGGCGTCCACCGGCGCGTCGGTCTCTTGCTGCCGCAGCTGCACCGTCGCAATGACCATCGCGGCCACGATCACGTTGAGGATCGCGGCGGTGCGCAGCGTCCCGGGGAGCCCGAACGCCGCGATCAGCGCGAAGCCGGCCAGCAGCACGCCCGCGGCCGCGCCGAAGGAGTTGGCGAAGTAGAGGTTGGCGAGCACCTTGCCGCTTCCCGTCTTGCCGTCGGGTGACGAGGCGCGCAGGAAGCCGGCGCTCATCAGCGGGAAGGTGGTGCCCAGCAGCATCGATTGCGGGAGGATCAGCACCGCCGCAACGATCCACTTGACGACGATCAGCGCGCCGCCGCCCGGCAGGGCGGGGAAGAGCGTGTCGTAGCAGAAGGCGGTGACGGCGCCGAAGACGGCGTGAAAGCCGAAGCCAATGACACCGCAGGCGGCTTCGGCGCGCGCGTACCACATCAACGGCGAGGTGATCGACTGCGACCGGCGTGCGATCCACGCGGCGCCGGCGGACATGCCGCCGAGGAAGATCACCAGGACGATCGTCTGGGCGTAGGCGCTATGCCCGACGAAGAGCCCCAGGTAGCGACTCCAGATGGACTCGTAGATGAGACCCGCCGCCCCCGAAAGCACGAACGCGACGGTGAGGAGAATCTGCAGCACGTTCATGGTTCGGGAAAATAGCGAACAATCGGTTCAGCTGTAGAGCAGCTTGGGCACCACTCGCTCGGCCCAGTCTCCGGTGTCGGTCCACGATCGCACCAGCTCGGCGTCGATGTCCTGCGGCGCCGCATCGAAGTGGCGACGAATGTCCTTGCGACCGACGAGCCGTTCAAAATGCTGGTCGCCGCTCGGGTTGGCGGCGGTGGGATAGCGCGCCCACTGAAAACGCAGCCGGTGCGTGGTCACGATGGCCGCCATCAGCAGGAAGCCCAACGCCACCGGGCGCAGCGCGAGGGGGGACGTCACCGTGATGCCCACGCCGCGACATTCCTCACCGGTGTACGGTCCGCTGGCCGGGACGAACGTCACCTCGCGGAACTCGGCCCCCTTGGGAATGCGGCGCGAGAGCTCGGCGAGCACCGCGTTCACGTTGAGCCACGGCGCCCCCACGTGCTGGAACGGCACGTCCGTGCCGCGGGCGACGCTGAGGTTCGTCGCCTCGAACAGGCACGTGCCCGCGTAGACCTGAGCGCTCTCGAAGGTCGGCATGGCCGGCGACGTCGGCACCCACGGCAGCCCGAGATCGGGCCACCGCATGGCGCGGCGCCACCCCTCGCACGTGAAGACGTCCAGCCGCACGCCGGCAAAATGCTCGCGCTGCCAGAGCATGGCGAGTTCGCCATTGGTGAGCTGGTGCCGGATTGGAATCGCATCCTCGCCGATGAACGACCGGCAGGCCGACTCGAGCACGGGCCCCTCGGCGCAATGCAGGTCACCACCCAGCGGATTCGGCCGGTCGAGGACGATGAGCGGCACCAGCGCCTCGGTGCACGCCGCCATCATGTGGTAGAGCGTCCAGGTGTACGTGTAGAAGCGCGCCCCCACGTCAGGGATGTCGAAGAGCACGACGTCGAGATCGCGCAGCATCGCCAGGTCGGGAGACAATCGTTCGCCGTAGAGCGACACCACCGGCACGCCGGTGAGCGGATCGGTGCCGTCCATCACCCGCGCCCCGTCGGGAGCGGTGCCGCCCAGCCCGTGCTCGGGGCCGAAGAGGCGCACGATCGGCACGCCCGCCTCGACGAGCGCGACGCGCGAGTGCTTGCCGGTGTCGCCCGCCAGACGGGCGGCGTTGTTGGTGACGAGTCCCACCCGCTTGGCGCCGCCGAGCAGGTGCGGGTCAGCAATCAGGCGGTCAACGCCAAAGCGAATCATGGGCCAGAATTTCGCCGCCGATGCACGGTCGCGAAAGCTCTGGAGGCACGCAGGTCTTCTTCACTACGCTGGACTCTTCCACCACGGAGGCACGGAGAACAGCCGGAGGGCCACGGAGGAACTACAACGTCTTTGAATAACAGCGCGCGCCACACAGAACTCTGCGTGGCGCGATGTCGTTACCCCAGTTGTAGTCGTTCTCCGTGGCCCTCAGCTTCCCTCCGTGCCTCCGTGGTGAAAAACCCCAGCGGTGCTGCACGAAGGCCGGCTTTACGAAACGGGCTTCGGCGCCTCGGACGGCCCCTGCTGCGCGCCGACGTTCGGCGGACGGCGGCCCCATTGCCCGCCGCGCACATTGGGCTCGGCGCGGCGCGCGCAGCGATGGCGATAGAACTCCAGCACGCGCTCCTGCACCGAGGTGCGCGTGTCGTTGGACACCGCCTGGAACGGCGCGTAGCTCGACTGGTCGCCGGAGACTGAGAACCACCACCAGAACTCGCCCTTCGTGCCTCGACGCTCCTCGATGGAGCAGACGTACGTGCGTCCGTCAGCGGCGAATTCAAATCCCTTGATCATGATCTTCCTTGCGGTGGGGGCGTACCTCAATCTAACCAATTGGACGTCGAATTGTCCGAATTCCCCAAAATTCCCTCTGAAAAAGGCCAATTCTACCGCCGCCGAGCGGTGATCAGCACGGCAATTTCATCGTTGCGGCCGTTGATGAAGTCCAACTGCACCCGCCCGTCGGGGCGCGTGCTCACGGTGCAGGGGACAGACGAGTTGGTCAGCGCCCACCCTGCCGGGAGGACCACGATGTTGGACGGCCGCCCAAAGGCGCGATCCCACACCAACTCGTCCCCCACCAGCCGATAGCGCACCGAGTCGGTGTACGTCTCCGACATCCGCAGGCGGATGGACGCCCCCGCCTGCACCGGCGCAAAGCGGAAGACCACCGCCTCGGTGGTCGGCGTCACGTTCGATACGTCGAGCCCGGCCCGCGTGATGGCGTCGCCCTTCACAACCTCCCACGGCACCGGCTCGCCGGTGTCGAGGTTGATGGCGCTCGGCGTGCTCACCGTGCTTCCCGCGCGCACCACATTCACGTACGTCGAGACGCCAGGGCGCGACTCCGTGTAGTCGTGGTAGAGGTCGAAGGCGTGCGTCTCGGGCGGCTGCAGGAAGTAGACGATCTCGCGGTTCTGGTGCGTGCGCTCACTCAGCCGGCTGGCCATCTCCCCCGTGCGCGCTGGCGCGGCGGGGAAGGGCGCCTTGAGCCGCAACGCCTTCAGTGTCACCGCCGCTTCACTCGGCGCGCTGTTCCAGAACGAGATCCCCACGCGCCCGTCCTTCTCCTGCAGCACCTGCGCCGGGAACGACGATGAGAAGAGTTCCCATCCGGCTGGGAGCACGACGGTGTTGCGCTTGATGCCGAGCGGGCGCGTGAAGATCAGCGTGTCGCCGCGCATCAGGTACGAGAGCGTGTCGGTGTAGGTCTTGAGGATCAGGATGCGCTGTTCGCCGCCGTTGGCCGGCACCGGCCGCGAAAGCGTGACACGGATGTACCGCTGGGTGGAATCAGCGCCGCGCACCCCGCCGGCGCGCGCCTCCAGCCCGCCCACCTCGCGGAACGCCAGTGGCTTCCCCGTGGCGCGGTCCAGCACCGACTCGTCGCTGGCCACGCTCCCCTTGCGAATGGGGTTGAAGTAGGCCGTCGCGCCGGGCGTGGTGGCCGTGATCTCGTAGATGATGCGGAACTGCGCCGACCCCGGGGCAAGGAGTTCGTAGCGCGTGTAGGCGTCGGCATCTGTCTGTCGCGCCGGCTGCTGGGCCGCGAGCGGAAGCGCGGCGCAGGCGAGAATCAGAAATGAGCGCATATCCAATACTGCAGACTCGTGCGGCATTCGAGAAAGGGTGCGTTGAAGCTGGGCTTTTTCACCACGGAGGCACGGAGGAGCTCGGAGGGCCACGGAGAACGGCAACTTCTTGGAGGAACTGCGTGCGCCACGCCATGCTCGGCGTGGCGCCCTGTCGTTACCCCAGTTGTTGCAGTCCTCCGTGGCCCTCAGCTTCCCCTCCGTGCCTCCGTGGTGAAAAAGCCGAAGTGCCACCCCAAAGCAAAATCCGCCTGTCGTGCGTAACTGGACGAGGTACTATTCTGCACCACTTGGCACGGAGCCATCGCATGCCACGCCGTTTCGCCCCCGTACTCGCCCTCCTCCTCGCCACCGGCACCGCGAGCGCGCAGGACGCCAAAACGGTCCCGCTCTTCGTCAACGGCCAGGCACAGGTGGTTCCGGGCTTTGCCGATCCGGCCAAGTGGATACACGAGCGACTCTGGGTGGAAACCGACTTCGACAGCGACGGCGACGGCAAGAAGGACCGGGTGCACGTGGATGTCACGCGCCCGCTGCAGACGCAGACCGAAGGACTGAAGGTCGCCGTCGTCTACGAAAGCTCGCCGTACTTCGCCGGCACGTCGGGTCCCCGCAAATACCTGTGGGACGTGAAGCAGGAAGTCGGCGCGCCGCCGCCCGAGCGCACGCACCAGCCGCCACCGCCGTTCCAGGCGGAGCGCAAGCCGATCGTCACCGGCGAGGTCAACACCTGGCTCCCGCGCGGCTTCGCCGTCGTCTACAGCGAAGCGCCCGGCACCGGCCTCTCGCAGGGCTGCCCCACCGTCGGTGGGCACCCCGAGGAATACGCCCCCAAGGCGGTGATCGACTGGCTCAACGGCCGCGCCAAGGGCTACACCACCGCCACCGGCACCGAGGAAGTGAAGGCCACGTGGGCCACCGGCAAGGTCGGCATGACGGGGACGAGCTACAACGGCACCATCCCGCTCGCCGCGGCCACCACCGGCGTCGAGGGGCTCGAGGCCATCATCCCCATCGCGCCCAACACCAGCTACTACCACTACTACCGCAGCAACGGCCTCGTTCGCCATCCGGGCGACTGGCTCGGCGAAGACATCGACTTCCTCTACGACTTCATCTTCAGCGGCGCCCCCGAACTGCACGACGTCTGCAACGCGAAGATCCGCGACGGGCTCTACGTGCAGGGACGCGACCGGCAGCACGGCGACTACAACGATTTTTGGGCCGAGCGTGATTTGCTGAACAAGATCAAGGGGGTGAAGGCCGCCACCTTGCTGGCGCACGGCGAGAACGACTGGAACGTCGTTCCCGAACATTCGGTGCGCATCTACGAAGCGCTGCGCCGGCAGGGGACGCCGGCCGCGCTGTATTTGCATCAGGGCGGGCACGGCGGCCCGCCCACGCTCGAGTTGCGCAACAAGTGGTTCTCGCACTACCTGTACGGCGTGGACAACGGCGTCGACAAGGATCCGCGCCTGTACGTGGTGCGTGAAGGGCAGCCCATCCGCGGCGGTACGCCCACCACGTACGCCGATTTTCCGAATCCCGACGCGAAGAGCGTGACGCTCTACCCCGTGAGCGGCGGCAACGGCGTGGGCGCGCTCTCGCTGCGGCCGAACCACGCGATGCTCCGCGAGACGCTCAGCGACGACGTGTCGTTCAGCGGCGCGGCGTTGTCGAGCCTCGAGTCGTCACCGCACCGGCTGCTGTATGCCACGCCGGTGCTCACCGACACGCTGCACTGGAGCGGGACGCCGCGCGTGACCATTCGCCTGTCGTCGAGCAAGCCAGCGGTGAACCTCAGCGTGTGGCTGGTGACGCTCCCGTTCGACAGCACCAAGATCGGGAGCGACGGCCTGGCGGGGGTGCAATCGCGCGGCTGGGCCGACCCGCAGAACTACCGGTCGCTCACCAAGGGCGGCAACTACAATAGCAAACGCCCCGGCGAACCGCTGCAACCCGGCAAGTTCTACGACCTGACGTTCGACCTGCAGCCCGGCGACCGGATGATCCCGCCCGGCAAGAAACTCGGCCTGCTGATCATGAGTTCGGACCGTAGCTTTACGTTGTGGCCGGCGGCGGGGACGGAGTTGACGATTGACCTGTCGAAGACTTCCGTGGCACTCCCTGTCGTCGGTGGGGCTGACAAGGTGCGCACGAAATAGACGGTAGACGGTAGACGGTAGAACGACAGAGGGGCGCCCCGAGTTGGGAGCGCCCCTCTGTCGTTTCGCTACGAAAACGTTATGCGGTGGCCCGCGCTACCACGCGAACATCTGGAGCAGGACGCCGAGGACCTTCCGCAGCATCGGCTCGGTGAGGGCGCCGAGGCGCTTCGTCAGGCGTTCCCGGTCCACCACACGCACCTGATCGAGCACCACGTGACCGTCCTTTCCCTCGAACCGGCACGCGACGCGGAACGGGTACGCATGGACGCCGGTAGTCAGCGGGGCGACGATGAACGTCTGCAGGTGGGCGTTCAGTTCGTCCGGCGACACCACCACGCAGGGGCGCGTCTTCCGCAGCTCGCGCCCCCGCGTCGGATTGAGCTGGACGAGGTAGACGTCGCCGCGGCGCGGGGGGCGCGCTACCGCCATTCCCACTCGTCCGTGTCGAAGCGGGTGGCAGCGCCATCGCCGATCTTGGCCTCACCGGCGTTCGCGAGCCTGGCCGCGGCCTCCGCCCAGCCCGCACGCACCTGCCGCGACGGGCGAATCACCAGCGCCCCATCCTCGGCGCTAAGGTCCACCTCATCCTCGAAGCCCAGCTGCTCGATCAGCGGCTTGGCGAGCCGCAGGCCGCGGGAGTTGCCTATGCGCACAAGCCTGGCTTTCACGGGTGCCTCCGAAATGTGATTACAATGTAAGCACACATCGGGAGCAGGCACAACCGACCGCGGATCCGGATCGTTCGCATGGCGGCAACATCATCGCGCGTAGCGTGACTCCCGTCACCGGTTCATTCCGGGACCAATCACTTGGTGGCTGCGAGGCCTATCCCGACTCGCTCACCCGAAACCGGCACTGCGGATGCGCGCCGTGCTCGCACCGCTCCTCGGTGTGCGCCCCGGTGACCTTCTGCACCATCGCCCGCACCGCGCGGCACGTCTCGGGATGCTCGGCCACCGACTGCCCCAGCGGACAGCCGTAGCCGTGGATCAGCAGCCCGTCGCCGTCGGGTGTGACCTCGGCGTCGCCGCCGAGTGCCACCAGGGCGGCCGCGGCCGTGTTGACGCGCTCGCGCAGCGTGCCGCGCGCCTCGCCGCCCGCCGACTGCGCCAGCCGCGCGCCGACGTCGCGCAGCACCGCCGACAGTTGCGGCCCCTCGAGCCGGGCGAGCAGCGTCCCCATCACCGCGCTGAGCGCCGCCGGGTAGGCGCGCGAGAACATCAGCTCGGCGTCGGCGGTGAGCGCGTAGAGCGTGGCCGGCTTGCCGGCGCCGCCCCCGCGCCGCACCCCCGCGTTGCGCACCAGGCCGTCGCGCTCGAGCGCGCTCAGGTGGCTGCGCACCGCATTGCTGGTGGTGCCCACGGCGCGGGCAATCTCGTCCACGCTGCGCTCGCCGCGCCGCAGCTGGGCGGTGATGCGGCCGCGGGCGGTGGCACTGTCAATCGGCGATCCGGGAGTGGAGGCCACGGGTACTCCTTTGCAGGGACAGGGGTTAGCGCCCTTCCATGGTAGGCGGATAAGTCCTATTAGTCAAATATATACTATTTATCATTGACATATTACACTAATCACCATACCATATACAAGTAGGCCGTTCACCATATCCCCTCAGGAGGATCCATGCGCCCCCCGCTGCTTCTCGCCGCTGCCGCCCTCATCGCCATCCCCGTACTCGGCGCCGCTCTGCCCAGCCATCCCGGCCACCACCGCGCCCGGGCGCTCGACGACCCCACCATCGTGGCCATCTTCGACGCCGCCAACACCGCCGACATCGAGACCGGACGCCTGGCCAGGGAACGCGGCCAGAGCCAGGAGGTGCGCGACTTCGGCGCGATGCTCGAGCGCGACCACACGCAGGTGCGCCAGCTGGGGCGCGATCTCGCCGGCAAGCTCGGCGTGAAGCCCACGCCCCCGGCCGATGACGCCGGCGCCCGCGATCACGCCGCGGCGATGAAGGCGCTGCGCGCCGCGTCCAAGGCCGACTTCGACCAGGCCTTTCTTCATCACGAAGTCGCGTTCCATAAGTCGGTCATCGACGCCGTGACCACCACGCTGCTGCCGGCCATCAAGAACGCGGAGCTGAAGGATCTCGTGACCAAGGTCGCGCCGGCTTTCCAGGGACATATGCTGGCGGCGGATGCGCTGGCTAGGAAGCTGGCGAAGTAGCTGGCTGATGGCGGATGGCAGATGGCGGATGGCGGAAAAGACGGAGGGGCGCCCCGGGTTCGGAGCGCCCCTCTGCCAATTCGCACGGCACGTGCTGGGCCGCGGAACCGTTCTTAGCGAGCACGTCGACCACGTTTACGGCGCTTCTGCCGCTTGCGCTCACGGTCGATGTGCCAGCGCAGCGCGGCACGAATGAACGCACTCCGTGAGCATCCAACGCGCCGGCAATAACCGTCGATTTCCGCGAGAAGCGATGCGTCTATGCGCAACGTGATACGGACCATGCGACTCATGGCATCACACTAACACCGCGCCGCCGTTTGACCGTCACCATTTCATTGCGCTTTCATGCATCTCAGAAGCACGCGACCTGACCAGCGCCTCAGACGACGAGATGGCGTACCCTCGTGAGGCGCGTCATTCGGATTCGAACGCGGTCGGTACGTCGCGACGCGCGTGGAGGATTCGCGCAATGCCGACCCCCTGCGCACTGGCATAGTAGAAGAGCACGTAGGCGCCGATGGGGAAACTCATTACGCCAGGGTCGATGTCATCGCGCGCACGTCCTGCGGCGGGATACTGGGCGACCAACCGACACGCCGCCTCCAACGCGTCGAGCACACCGTTGACGGCACTGGGACGACTTGCGGTGATATGCGCCGCAATGTCGGCGAGATCCTGGGCTGCCGCGGGAGATAGCGTGACGCGATTCACGGGGTGCGACGCGGAGGTCTCTTCTTCCGCAGGCGGCTGAAGACATCGGCACCCGAGACGCCTTCGCCGCGCTCGAGCTGTGCTCGACCGGCCCTCACGTCACGGCGAAGGGCCTCCAGTCGCGCGGCGAGTTCTGCGTCCCGCTCCTGGAGCAGCCGAAGGCCGGCCCGTACCACCTCGCTCGCGGATCCATAGGACCCGCGCTTCACCTTCTCGTTCACAAAGGCCTCGAACTCAGGAGTCAGCGAAACGTTCATGTGGGTGCCCCGTCGGATGGTCCTAACAGCCTATTGCTGATAACAAGAAATAGCAATATTGGCTATTAGGCGCACCGGGCGGCGAACCCGATCCAGGGGGCAGTCGCCACGCCTTGACGGCAATGGCATCCACAATGAGGGCGAAGCTAACGACGGCTTGGATCTATCTCTCACCGTTTCGATGCACGGACAATCCGGTTTACGCGACGGGCTGACGGCAGACGGTGGACGGTAGACGAAGAAGAGCGCTCCAAAGCGGAGCGCCCCTTTCGTGTTAGTTGCCTCGGTCGCTACGCCGCGACCTCCACATAAACCGCCGTCGTATGGGCCGCCGGTACGGGCTGACCATCGGCGCGCAGTCCGTCGAGGTGGAAGGTGATTGCCTCCCGCATGTTGGCCTCGACTTCTCCTCAGGTATGTCCGGTTAGAAGCGCAGGTCCCGCTACGCCACGCGATGCCCGCCGCGCCTCGGCTTCGTGACGATGGACACGGACACGCCAAGTCGCGCCAGCATGTCAACAAGCGTGTCAATACTGAAGAGCTCGATGCGGCCGCGTACGAGGTCGCTAATGCGTGGCTGTGTCACACCCATCAGCTTGGCCGCGCGAGCCTGCGTCAGCCGGCGTTTCTTGATGAGGTCCGCCACCTGAATCATCAGGTCGCTGCGGATGAGCAGACGCTCGGCTTCTGGGCGCGGAAAGCCCACGTCAAGGAACACGTTGCCAGAGGACCGGTAGATGCGGATAGGCATGTATCAGATCTCCGCGTGCATGCGGCAGGCCATCCGGAATCGCGCGCGCGCCACTTCGATGTCGAGCGGAGAGGTCTTACGGCGTTTCTTCTGAAAGAGGTGAAGCACGTAAATCCCCTCGGAGAATCTCGCGACGTAGAGTAGCCGGTACTCCCCGGCAGCGCTCACGCGGAGTTCAATGACGCCAGCACCGATCGAACGCATTGGTCGCCAACTGGATGGCGACCTTCCAAGCTGCACTTGATACAGGTCGAGACCAAGCTGACGGCGTGCCTCTGCCGGCAATTCACTCGCCGCGCGTCGCGATGAGCCGACCCAGAAGACGCCTTTCTGGGTCACGTTGCACTATACAATAAATTGTATACCCTGGCAAGCCGCATCCCGCGAAATGGGACGGCGGCGGGCGCGATCGGTTTGGTGAGGAGCGCGGGCATACGGCAAGTTGCAGCCCGCCTGATCCAGCATCGTCACCATTCCATTGCACCGAGACGCCTTCGCGCCCCTTCGTGCCCTTTGTCCCTTCGCGGTATCAGTTGCCCGAAGAAGCAGAAGGGCGCCCCCAGTCGGAGCGCCCCCCTACCGTCTACCATCCACCGTCTAGCGTCTATTTGATGATGTACTCCTTGGGCGGAATCGCACCCATAAGATGCGTCACGAAATAATCCCAGCGACGGCGCATCATATAGTTGCCGGCCGCGCCGTATCCGTGGGCCGCGTTCGGAATCAGCAGCAGATCAAAGTCCTTGTTCGCCTTGATCAGCGCGTCCACCACCAGCATGGTGTTGTCCACCGGGACGTTGTCGTCGGCGGTGCCGTGCGCGAGCAGCAGCTTGCCCTTGAGGTTCTTGGCCTGCAGCTGGTTCGCCTCGGCGGCGTAGTTGTCGTCGCTGCCGTTGCGCACCAGGAGCCCCTGGTAGCGCTCACCCCAGTCGTCTTCGTAGTTGCGCTGGTCGTGGTTGCCTGACTCGCTGATGCCGACCTTGAAGAAGTCGGGGTAGCGGAACATCGCGTCGGCGGTGATGAAGCCGCCGCCGCTGTGCCCCCACATCGCGGCCTTGTCGATGTCGATCCACGCGTAGCGCTTGGCCAGGTTCTGCATCCCGGCCACCTGGTCCTCGAGCGTGTTGCCGCGTCCCATGCGACCGTAGTAGTAGTCGTGGAAGCTCTTGCTGCGCCCCGGGCCGCTCCCGCGCCCGTCGATGCTCACCACGATGAACCCGAGCTCGGCCAGCGCCTGCTTGTCGCCGCGCGCCGCGCTGAAGGCTCGGCTCCCCACGGAACCCGACTGCGGTCCCGGGTAGGCGTTGTTGATGATCGGGTACTTCTTGGTGCTGTCGAAGTTGGTGGGGCGGAAGAGCTGGCCGTAGATGTCGGTCTTGCCGTCAGCCGCCTTCACGCTGAATAGGATGGGCGGCTTCCAGCCCGCGGCCACCAGCTTGCTGATGTCGGCCTTCTCGAGCTCCATCACCAGCTTGCCCTTGGCGTCGCGCAGCGCGCTCACCGGCGGGGTGTCGGCGGTGGAATAAGTATCAACCAGATACTTATTGTCGGGCGAGAGCCGGATGGTGTGCGTCCCCACGTCGGGGGTGAGCAGCACGGCCGGCCCCTTGCCGTCGAGCGTGGTGCGGAAGGCGTGGGCCAGGTACGGGTCCTGCCCCGCCACGCGCCCCTGCGCCAGGTAGGTGATAGTGCGCGCCTTTTCGTCGATGCTGACGATCTCGCTCACCGGCCCTTCGCCGGTGGTGATCGCGTTCTTCAGCTGGCCGGTGGTGAGATCATACAGGTAGAGCTGCGACCAGTCATCGCGCTGCGAGTTCCAGATGATCTCGTTCGAGTTCCAGAGCACGCGGTAGCCGGTGATGGATTCGAACTGGGTGCTGACCGTTTCCTTGAGCACGTCGCGCACTTCGCCGGTGGCCGTGTTGGCGACGCGGAGGGTGACGCCCTTGTGGTCGCGCGGGGTGGAGGCGATGGCGAGCATGGAGCCGTCGTCCTTCCACTGCAGGTCGTCCATGGAGATGTCATCGCCGAGCATGGCCCGGTGGAAGTCCGGGGCCATCTTGAGGCGGGTGACCGTCTTGGACTCCACGTCAATGACGACGCGGTGGATCATGGAGACCACCGAATCGCCCGGGAACGGGTACTTCCACGATTCCAGCTTCGGGGCGCCCACCTGGTAGCGCACCATATGGAAGTCGGAGAGCTTGCGATCGTCCTGCTGCTGGGTGGCGATCTTCTTTGAATCCGGCGACCACTTGAGGACGGCGCGGGCGGAGTGGACCCAGCCTGCATTGTCAGTGGCGTAGCCGAAGTTCGGGGTGCCGTCGGTGGTGAGCTGGGTGACGGCGTTGGTGGCGACGTCGCGGACGTAGAGGTTCCAGTCTCTAATGAAGGCGGCCTTCTTGCCGTCGGGGGAGGTGACCTCGAGGGTGCGAGGGCCGCGGCGCCCCATCATCCCCGGCATGCCGGTGGCGGCCGCGTCGCCCAACTGCTTGCAGGCGTAC
It contains:
- a CDS encoding DPP IV N-terminal domain-containing protein translates to MRSSSLILTLALPLALPAQGHKQLTTADYDRAVKMLGQNVNALVVGGQVNPTWTPDGKFYYRATRPDGVSWILVDPAKKKAAPLFDHAKLAAAVNTASGGSYKADALPFMTADLSPKRDTLSFSTAGKRYACDLKAYACKQLGDAAATGMPGMMGRRGPRTLEVTSPDGKKAAFIRDWNLYVRDVATNAVTQLTTDGTPNFGYATDNAGWVHSARAVLKWSPDSKKIATQQQDDRKLSDFHMVRYQVGAPKLESWKYPFPGDSVVSMIHRVVIDVESKTVTRLKMAPDFHRAMLGDDISMDDLQWKDDGSMLAIASTPRDHKGVTLRVANTATGEVRDVLKETVSTQFESITGYRVLWNSNEIIWNSQRDDWSQLYLYDLTTGQLKNAITTGEGPVSEIVSIDEKARTITYLAQGRVAGQDPYLAHAFRTTLDGKGPAVLLTPDVGTHTIRLSPDNKYLVDTYSTADTPPVSALRDAKGKLVMELEKADISKLVAAGWKPPILFSVKAADGKTDIYGQLFRPTNFDSTKKYPIINNAYPGPQSGSVGSRAFSAARGDKQALAELGFIVVSIDGRGSGPGRSKSFHDYYYGRMGRGNTLEDQVAGMQNLAKRYAWIDIDKAAMWGHSGGGFITADAMFRYPDFFKVGISESGNHDQRNYEDDWGERYQGLLVRNGSDDNYAAEANQLQAKNLKGKLLLAHGTADDNVPVDNTMLVVDALIKANKDFDLLLIPNAAHGYGAAGNYMMRRRWDYFVTHLMGAIPPKEYIIK